A single genomic interval of Chlamydiota bacterium harbors:
- a CDS encoding AAA family ATPase — protein sequence MTFYGREDEIRLLREPNFRPYAQLIVVYGRRRVGKTALIEEAYQKEVLWKFEGLEAVSVKIQIKQFIEQLSEYSGDLNLRRQRVEDWRGAFALLFEKLKRKKVVVFLDEFQWLVQMKPQTVSLFKYFWDNSFSKCTGCRFILCGSISSFIVKKIIKSKALYGRVDTEINLQPLKLKEIRAFLPQRSEAEVLDFAMTFGGIPKYLLEINPRLSYLQNLNEYAFSQSGYFFQEFQRLFLSHFAKSPHYEKVIVSLVNQILSTEELARCCGVSPGGTFSQVLEDLSLAGFIQRDQPLDLPARSKVIRYRLLDEYLNFYFSFIAQNRLAIQKGQFLFPRMDPKRMAQWQGYAFERLCRRHSFEIATALRFSGIGFKSGSWFRSSKRNGESAQIDLLFQRQDKVLTLCEIKYVQSLSGQKMIRDLENKIKVLQKYFPSYGIQKVLLLGRKISVGRTVHQAFDEILFAPELFF from the coding sequence ATGACTTTTTATGGTAGAGAAGACGAGATCCGTCTCTTGCGGGAGCCGAACTTTCGGCCCTACGCCCAGTTGATTGTGGTTTATGGGCGGCGCCGCGTGGGAAAGACCGCCCTCATTGAAGAGGCATATCAAAAAGAGGTTCTCTGGAAATTTGAAGGGCTGGAGGCCGTCTCGGTTAAAATCCAGATCAAACAATTCATCGAACAGTTGAGCGAGTATTCCGGGGACCTGAATTTAAGGCGACAACGGGTGGAGGATTGGCGAGGGGCGTTTGCCCTCCTTTTTGAAAAACTGAAAAGGAAAAAGGTGGTCGTCTTTTTGGATGAGTTCCAATGGCTTGTCCAGATGAAACCTCAGACGGTCTCTTTATTTAAGTATTTTTGGGACAACTCTTTTTCAAAGTGCACGGGCTGCCGTTTTATTCTTTGCGGTTCCATTTCCTCCTTCATTGTCAAAAAAATTATCAAATCGAAGGCCCTCTACGGCCGCGTGGATACGGAAATAAACCTGCAGCCTTTAAAGCTCAAAGAAATACGGGCCTTCCTGCCGCAAAGATCGGAAGCGGAGGTCCTGGACTTCGCCATGACCTTCGGCGGGATCCCCAAGTACCTTTTGGAAATCAATCCCCGATTGTCGTATCTTCAAAATTTAAACGAATATGCTTTTTCCCAAAGCGGTTATTTCTTCCAGGAATTTCAGAGACTTTTCTTAAGTCATTTTGCAAAGAGTCCGCACTACGAAAAAGTGATTGTCTCCCTCGTCAACCAGATCCTTTCCACGGAGGAGTTGGCCAGGTGTTGCGGTGTCTCGCCCGGCGGCACCTTTTCACAAGTTCTGGAGGACCTGTCGCTCGCCGGTTTTATTCAAAGAGACCAGCCTCTGGACTTGCCGGCCCGGAGCAAGGTGATCCGCTACCGGCTGTTGGATGAATACTTGAACTTTTATTTTTCCTTTATTGCTCAGAACAGACTGGCGATCCAGAAGGGACAGTTTCTTTTCCCTCGGATGGACCCCAAGAGAATGGCGCAGTGGCAGGGATACGCCTTTGAACGTTTATGTCGCCGCCACTCGTTTGAAATTGCCACAGCCTTGCGTTTTTCCGGAATCGGTTTCAAGTCAGGGTCGTGGTTTCGATCCTCCAAAAGGAACGGAGAGTCGGCCCAGATCGACCTCCTCTTCCAACGGCAGGACAAGGTTTTAACCCTCTGTGAAATCAAGTATGTGCAAAGCCTTTCCGGTCAAAAAATGATCCGCGATCTGGAAAATAAAATCAAGGTCCTGCAAAAGTATTTTCCCTCTTATGGGATACAAAAGGTGCTTCTTCTGGGGAGAAAGATTTCGGTGGGCCGTACAGTTCATCAGGCCTTCGATGAAATTCTTTTTGCCCCTGAGCTGTTTTTTTGA
- a CDS encoding nucleotidyl transferase AbiEii/AbiGii toxin family protein yields MDILTDNQKHLLRLLSKVPFFKYNFYLTGGTTLAHFYLQHRLSEDLDFFTGEPNVVRQAISEVQSLAQSHSFSVEVTRVFESFGECYVIFQDERIKVQFAHDSPYRLEPKVFVEEYGLYIDNLTDISCNKLSALFDRFEPKDFVDVYFIHKEKMPLENLIPLAKKKHVGFDEYWLARAFFRVKQIEFLPRMIKPVTQNELKDFFLSYAEKLIN; encoded by the coding sequence ATGGATATCTTGACAGACAATCAAAAACATCTGCTTCGGCTCCTGTCAAAAGTTCCTTTTTTCAAGTATAATTTCTATCTTACAGGCGGGACAACATTGGCCCACTTTTATCTCCAACATCGGCTTTCTGAAGACCTTGATTTTTTCACAGGCGAGCCCAATGTCGTTCGGCAGGCAATCTCTGAGGTCCAGTCTTTGGCGCAGTCTCATTCCTTTTCGGTTGAGGTCACTCGCGTATTCGAAAGTTTTGGTGAGTGTTATGTCATTTTTCAAGACGAGCGAATCAAGGTTCAATTCGCCCATGATTCTCCTTATCGCCTGGAGCCCAAAGTGTTTGTTGAGGAATATGGTCTTTATATTGATAATTTGACAGATATTTCTTGCAACAAACTCTCAGCATTGTTCGACCGTTTTGAACCGAAAGATTTTGTGGATGTCTATTTCATTCATAAAGAGAAAATGCCGTTGGAAAATTTGATTCCATTGGCTAAGAAAAAGCATGTTGGATTTGATGAATATTGGTTGGCCAGGGCTTTTTTTAGAGTCAAACAGATTGAATTTTTGCCTCGGATGATCAAGCCTGTGACTCAAAATGAGTTGAAAGACTTTTTTCTATCCTACGCTGAAAAGTTAATCAATTAA